The Streptomyces sp. NBC_01244 genome contains a region encoding:
- a CDS encoding nuclear transport factor 2 family protein: MTEVTRERVEAAYRALGSGDRARILEYYAEDLRWQVPGNHPLAGWYESLDAFLELMGQTHKLTGGTFRMDIEAVLVGEDCSADVCRNVAVRGGADESSRSPYERMDYPVFHFMRWRDGRIVEGHDGLFGDTATAFSQFWAPFAPDGTRRDQ; encoded by the coding sequence ATGACCGAAGTGACACGGGAGCGGGTCGAGGCGGCGTACCGCGCCCTCGGCTCCGGCGACCGGGCCAGGATCCTGGAGTACTACGCGGAGGACCTGCGCTGGCAGGTCCCCGGCAACCACCCGCTCGCCGGCTGGTACGAGAGCCTGGACGCCTTCCTGGAGCTGATGGGCCAGACCCACAAGCTCACGGGCGGCACCTTCCGCATGGACATCGAAGCGGTTCTCGTCGGCGAGGACTGCAGCGCGGACGTCTGCCGCAACGTCGCCGTGCGCGGCGGCGCCGACGAGTCGAGCCGCTCCCCGTACGAGCGGATGGACTACCCGGTCTTCCACTTCATGCGCTGGCGCGACGGCCGGATCGTCGAGGGCCACGACGGCCTCTTCGGCGACACGGCCACCGCCTTCAGCCAGTTCTGGGCGCCCTTCGCCCCGGACGGAACCCGCAGGGACCAGTAG
- the glgX gene encoding glycogen debranching protein GlgX yields MSEPASEQVLRVDAYPTHEVGGYRVRAGKPFPFGANVVPGGVSFSVFSDQATSMTLVIYKRGEPEPTAELEFPQEFRTGSVFAMTVFGLDHENIEYGYRADGPYDPVTGHRFDARQVLSDPYARLIAGRDVWGVEPDRSRGYQYRSRVCLQDFDWGDDTPLGIPAEDLVVYETHVRGFTRHPSSQVTAPGTFAGLREKIPYLKELGINCIELLPVFEFDESDNPRTNPETGEQLFDYWGYNTVSFFAPKAGYAATGRYGMQGDEFRTLIKDLHAAGIEVILDVVFNHTAEGNEQGPTISFKGLDNATYYMLTPEGYYFNFSGTGNTVNCNHPVVRNFVLDCLRHWVADYHIDGFRFDLAAILGRSPDGTPLPNPPLLELLAYDPVLRHTKLIAEAWDAGGLYEVGNFPAYGRWAEWNGKYRDTVRSFLKGDPGVTGELATRLAGSPDLYSSRGTSASVNFLTAHDGFSLADLVSYNDKHNEANGEGNNDGGNDNASWNCGAEGPTDDPEVGALRLRQMKNALAILFTSQGIPMLLSGDEVARTQQGNNNTYCQDNELSWFDWSQVDENSELLRFTREMIAFRKRHRELRSTSHPTGQLRDTLGLPDISWHGERAWQPDWSAESRLLAVARCGTGDDDVVYAAMNSHWEAHDLELPALPGGRSWHLFADTGAEAPHDIRTPGAELELENAGKYLIGPRSVVILVGRTPDTEL; encoded by the coding sequence ATGAGCGAGCCGGCGTCCGAACAGGTGCTGCGCGTCGACGCGTACCCGACCCACGAGGTGGGCGGGTACCGCGTCCGCGCCGGCAAGCCGTTCCCCTTCGGGGCCAACGTGGTCCCCGGCGGGGTCAGCTTCTCCGTCTTCTCCGACCAGGCCACCTCCATGACCCTGGTCATCTACAAGCGCGGAGAGCCCGAGCCGACGGCCGAGCTGGAGTTCCCCCAGGAATTCCGCACCGGCAGCGTCTTCGCCATGACGGTCTTCGGCCTCGACCACGAGAACATCGAGTACGGGTACCGGGCCGACGGACCCTACGACCCCGTCACCGGGCACCGCTTCGACGCCCGCCAGGTGCTCTCCGACCCGTACGCCCGGCTGATCGCCGGCCGGGACGTGTGGGGCGTGGAGCCGGACCGCAGCCGCGGCTACCAGTACCGCTCCCGCGTCTGCCTCCAGGACTTCGACTGGGGCGACGACACCCCGCTGGGCATCCCCGCCGAGGACCTCGTCGTGTACGAGACCCACGTGCGCGGCTTCACCCGGCACCCCTCCTCGCAGGTCACCGCCCCCGGCACCTTCGCGGGGCTGCGGGAGAAGATCCCGTACCTGAAGGAGCTCGGGATCAACTGCATCGAGCTGCTGCCGGTGTTCGAGTTCGACGAGAGCGACAACCCGCGCACCAACCCGGAGACGGGCGAACAGCTCTTCGACTACTGGGGCTACAACACCGTCTCCTTCTTCGCCCCCAAGGCCGGCTACGCGGCCACCGGACGCTACGGCATGCAGGGCGACGAGTTCCGCACCCTGATCAAGGACCTGCACGCGGCCGGCATCGAGGTCATCCTCGACGTCGTCTTCAACCACACCGCCGAGGGCAACGAGCAGGGCCCCACCATCTCCTTCAAGGGGCTCGACAACGCCACGTACTACATGCTCACGCCCGAGGGGTACTACTTCAACTTCAGCGGCACCGGCAACACCGTCAACTGCAACCACCCCGTCGTGCGCAACTTCGTCCTCGACTGCCTGCGCCACTGGGTCGCCGACTACCACATCGACGGTTTCCGCTTCGACCTCGCGGCCATCCTCGGCCGCTCCCCGGACGGCACCCCGCTGCCCAACCCGCCGCTGCTGGAACTGCTCGCCTACGACCCGGTGCTGCGGCACACCAAGCTCATCGCCGAGGCCTGGGACGCCGGCGGCCTCTACGAGGTCGGCAACTTCCCGGCGTACGGCCGCTGGGCGGAGTGGAACGGCAAGTACCGCGACACCGTGCGCAGCTTCCTCAAGGGCGACCCCGGGGTCACCGGGGAGCTCGCCACCCGGCTCGCCGGCTCGCCCGACCTGTACTCCAGCCGCGGGACCTCGGCGTCGGTCAACTTCCTGACCGCGCACGACGGTTTCAGCCTGGCCGACCTGGTCTCGTACAACGACAAGCACAACGAGGCCAACGGCGAGGGCAACAACGACGGCGGCAACGACAACGCGAGCTGGAACTGCGGGGCCGAGGGGCCGACCGACGATCCCGAGGTGGGCGCGCTGCGGCTGCGCCAGATGAAGAACGCCCTGGCCATCCTCTTCACCAGTCAGGGCATCCCGATGCTGCTGTCCGGCGACGAGGTGGCGCGCACCCAGCAGGGCAACAACAACACGTACTGCCAGGACAACGAACTGTCCTGGTTCGACTGGAGCCAGGTCGACGAGAACTCCGAACTGCTCCGGTTCACCCGGGAGATGATCGCCTTCCGCAAGCGCCACCGCGAACTGCGCTCCACCTCCCACCCCACCGGACAGCTCCGCGACACCCTCGGACTGCCCGACATCAGCTGGCACGGGGAGCGGGCCTGGCAGCCCGACTGGTCGGCGGAGAGCCGGCTGCTGGCGGTGGCCCGCTGCGGCACCGGTGACGACGACGTGGTGTACGCGGCCATGAACTCCCACTGGGAAGCGCACGACCTCGAACTGCCCGCCCTCCCGGGCGGCCGCAGCTGGCACCTGTTCGCGGACACCGGGGCCGAGGCCCCGCACGACATCCGCACCCCCGGCGCCGAACTCGAACTGGAGAACGCCGGCAAGTACCTGATCGGCCCGCGCTCGGTCGTGATCCTGGTCGGCCGCACGCCCGACACCGAGCTCTAG
- a CDS encoding GMC family oxidoreductase, translating into MAVDEYDYIVVGSGTAGSVLANRLSEDPDVTVLVLEAGAGRIPPEVDDPSSWYKLLGGPVDWGYTSVPQPGLDGRRTYEPRGKAPGGSSNLYIMMHIRGHASDFDNWAYQGAAGWAHEDVLPYFSLLEGQEDVTAPTTGTRGPQRITHAGRHGPNPVSRAFIDAAVELGHEEIADFNTDGPRRGLFGTGWHHIDVADGRRQGVLAAYLEPALDRSNLTLRTSAQSTRLLFDGDTCTGVEYVQLQAPAEIPGRTVRDGHSAAAEPGPHTVRARREVIVAAGAIESPKLLLLSGIGHPEQLREHGIGTVAALPGVGENFHNHVLTGLMAEVTQELPPPAQNLSESALFLSSRPGLPAPDLQIAFVHVPFDVIVGRDHPNTVSILPGVVRPVSRGWIRLASADPLAHPLINPNYLGDRWDLERMVQGVKTARELFATSAFSPWYKQELQPGPGYVSDEDLRTFVKQKSESYHHQAGSCRMGIDDLAVVDPELRVHGVRNLRVVDASVMPAVPSGNCHTAIAMIAERAADFLKGVSRV; encoded by the coding sequence ATGGCCGTGGATGAGTACGACTACATCGTCGTGGGATCCGGCACCGCCGGCAGCGTCCTCGCGAACCGCCTCTCCGAGGATCCGGACGTCACCGTCCTGGTCCTGGAGGCGGGAGCGGGCCGCATCCCTCCCGAGGTGGACGATCCGTCCTCCTGGTACAAGCTGCTCGGCGGGCCCGTCGACTGGGGCTACACCAGCGTCCCGCAGCCCGGTCTGGACGGCCGCCGCACGTACGAACCGCGCGGCAAGGCCCCCGGGGGCAGCAGCAACCTCTACATCATGATGCACATCCGGGGCCACGCCTCGGACTTCGACAACTGGGCCTATCAGGGTGCGGCCGGCTGGGCGCACGAGGACGTACTGCCCTACTTCTCGCTGCTGGAGGGCCAGGAGGACGTCACCGCGCCGACCACCGGCACCCGCGGGCCGCAGCGGATCACCCACGCGGGGCGGCACGGCCCCAACCCGGTCTCCCGCGCCTTCATCGACGCCGCCGTCGAGCTCGGCCACGAGGAGATCGCCGACTTCAACACCGACGGGCCGCGGCGCGGGCTCTTCGGCACCGGCTGGCACCACATCGACGTGGCCGACGGTCGCCGCCAGGGCGTCCTCGCCGCCTACCTGGAGCCGGCCCTCGACCGCTCCAACCTGACCCTGCGCACCAGTGCGCAGAGCACCCGGCTGCTCTTCGACGGGGACACCTGCACGGGTGTGGAGTACGTCCAGCTCCAGGCTCCCGCGGAGATCCCGGGGCGGACCGTGCGCGACGGCCACAGTGCGGCGGCCGAGCCCGGGCCGCACACCGTCCGGGCCCGCCGGGAGGTGATCGTGGCCGCCGGGGCGATCGAATCGCCGAAGCTGCTGCTGCTCTCCGGGATCGGGCACCCCGAGCAGCTGCGCGAGCACGGCATCGGGACCGTCGCCGCCCTGCCCGGGGTCGGGGAGAACTTCCACAACCACGTCCTGACCGGGCTGATGGCCGAGGTCACCCAGGAACTGCCGCCGCCCGCACAGAACCTGTCGGAGAGCGCGCTGTTCCTCTCGTCCCGGCCGGGGCTGCCGGCGCCGGACCTGCAGATCGCCTTCGTGCACGTGCCGTTCGACGTGATCGTCGGCCGGGACCACCCGAACACGGTGTCCATCCTGCCCGGGGTCGTCCGTCCCGTCTCGCGGGGCTGGATCAGGCTGGCGAGCGCCGATCCGCTGGCCCACCCGCTGATCAACCCGAACTACCTGGGCGACCGCTGGGACCTGGAGCGGATGGTCCAGGGCGTCAAGACCGCCCGGGAGCTCTTCGCCACCTCCGCCTTCTCGCCCTGGTACAAGCAGGAGCTCCAGCCCGGACCCGGCTACGTGTCCGACGAGGACCTGCGCACCTTCGTGAAGCAGAAGTCGGAGAGCTACCACCACCAGGCCGGCTCCTGCCGCATGGGCATCGACGACCTCGCCGTCGTCGACCCCGAACTGCGGGTGCACGGCGTACGGAACCTGCGCGTCGTCGACGCGAGCGTGATGCCCGCCGTCCCGTCGGGCAACTGCCACACCGCCATCGCGATGATCGCCGAGCGCGCGGCGGACTTCCTGAAGGGGGTGTCCCGTGTCTGA
- a CDS encoding nuclear transport factor 2 family protein, which translates to MDARQILQKYYEYANAGDWDSWCDLFAEDQVMDEQLAGHIEGLELLRSMMKGMGTMYRVFRNEPVHFLVDGEKAAAVSHLTAVTPSGEEIEAEVMNFFRIVDGKIAYMANYHDTVPFQVLGQG; encoded by the coding sequence ATGGACGCGCGGCAGATCTTGCAGAAGTACTACGAGTACGCCAACGCCGGTGACTGGGACAGCTGGTGTGACCTGTTCGCCGAGGACCAGGTCATGGACGAGCAGCTCGCCGGCCACATCGAGGGCCTGGAACTGCTCCGGTCGATGATGAAGGGCATGGGGACGATGTACCGGGTCTTCCGCAACGAGCCCGTGCACTTCCTCGTCGACGGTGAGAAGGCCGCGGCCGTCTCCCACCTGACCGCGGTCACCCCCTCCGGGGAGGAGATCGAGGCCGAGGTCATGAACTTCTTCCGGATCGTGGACGGAAAGATCGCCTACATGGCGAACTACCACGACACGGTTCCCTTCCAGGTGCTCGGCCAGGGCTGA
- a CDS encoding AGE family epimerase/isomerase, with protein sequence MADAVSFSFSDTIAGYVGRFDSESRLLRLKTSDGREFDVSLAGDPSAELVRNLDEPYIDASGHIDEMLSPGRFLYVYGVHYPEQGGRFEAKRLVFLGRGAEDYRFEEPSWWIKQIESLADFYKRAQFGDGPVDFTEYRTEIRLGGDKTASHVQETDTISRLVYGMASAYLLTGKDEYLEVAERGTEYLRKHMRVVDSEEDVVFWYHGISVDGDSERKLFTSEFSDDYDAIPMYEQIYALAGPIQTYRITGDIRIKNDADATIRLFDKFFKDPEQGGYYSHIDPILFSADHESLGENAERKNWNSVGDHAPAYLINLYLATGEQRYADFLEYTFDTIADKFPDYKNSPFVQERFFRDWSHDTAHSWQQNRAVVGHNLKIAWNLMRMNSLKAKPAYEELARKIGEIMPAVGSDVQRGGWYDVVERVKSGDEETYRFAWHDRKAWWQQEQAILAYLILNGTVGGDANLREARQAQAFYNTFFLDHDEGAVYFNVLASGTPYLLGTERLKGSHSMSMYHSAELCYLSAVYNNLLINGREMDFHFQPDPTNLPDRVLRVSPDLLPAGSVRIASVEIDEKPYTDFDADGLTVRLPDVQGRVKVKVRLRPTAQ encoded by the coding sequence ATGGCGGACGCCGTGAGCTTCTCCTTCTCCGACACGATCGCCGGCTACGTCGGCCGCTTCGACTCCGAGTCCAGGCTGCTGCGGCTGAAGACCTCGGACGGCCGCGAGTTCGACGTCTCGCTGGCCGGGGACCCCAGCGCCGAGCTGGTCCGCAACCTGGACGAGCCGTACATCGACGCCTCCGGGCACATCGACGAGATGCTCTCGCCGGGACGGTTCCTCTACGTCTACGGGGTGCACTACCCCGAGCAGGGCGGCCGCTTCGAGGCCAAGCGCCTGGTGTTCCTGGGCCGCGGGGCCGAGGACTACCGCTTCGAGGAGCCCAGCTGGTGGATCAAGCAGATCGAATCGCTGGCCGACTTCTACAAGCGGGCGCAGTTCGGCGACGGGCCGGTGGACTTCACCGAGTACCGCACCGAGATCCGGCTCGGCGGTGACAAGACCGCCAGCCACGTCCAGGAGACCGACACGATCTCCCGCCTGGTCTACGGCATGGCCTCCGCCTACCTGCTGACCGGCAAGGACGAGTACCTGGAGGTCGCCGAGCGCGGCACCGAGTACCTGCGCAAGCACATGCGCGTCGTGGACAGCGAGGAGGACGTGGTCTTCTGGTACCACGGCATCAGCGTCGACGGGGACAGCGAACGCAAGCTGTTCACCTCGGAGTTCTCCGACGACTACGACGCGATCCCGATGTACGAGCAGATCTACGCGCTGGCCGGCCCGATCCAGACCTACCGGATCACCGGCGACATCCGGATCAAGAACGACGCCGACGCCACCATCCGGCTGTTCGACAAGTTCTTCAAGGACCCGGAGCAGGGCGGCTACTACTCGCACATCGACCCGATCCTCTTCAGCGCCGACCACGAGTCCCTCGGGGAGAACGCGGAGCGCAAGAACTGGAACTCGGTCGGCGACCACGCGCCCGCGTACCTGATCAACCTGTACCTGGCGACCGGGGAGCAGCGCTACGCGGACTTCCTCGAGTACACCTTCGACACGATCGCGGACAAGTTCCCGGACTACAAGAACAGCCCCTTCGTCCAGGAGCGCTTCTTCCGCGACTGGTCCCACGACACCGCGCACAGCTGGCAGCAGAACCGTGCCGTCGTCGGACACAACCTCAAGATCGCCTGGAACCTGATGCGGATGAACTCGCTGAAGGCCAAGCCGGCCTACGAGGAGCTCGCCCGCAAGATCGGCGAGATCATGCCGGCCGTCGGCAGCGACGTGCAGCGCGGCGGCTGGTACGACGTGGTCGAGCGCGTGAAGTCGGGGGACGAGGAGACGTATCGTTTCGCCTGGCACGACCGCAAGGCCTGGTGGCAGCAGGAGCAGGCGATCCTCGCCTACCTCATCCTGAACGGCACCGTCGGCGGCGACGCGAACCTGCGCGAGGCCCGGCAGGCCCAGGCCTTCTACAACACCTTCTTCCTCGACCACGACGAGGGCGCCGTCTACTTCAACGTGCTCGCCAGCGGTACGCCGTACCTGCTCGGGACCGAGCGGCTCAAGGGCAGCCACTCGATGTCCATGTACCACTCGGCGGAGCTCTGCTACCTGTCCGCCGTCTACAACAACCTGCTCATCAACGGCCGGGAGATGGACTTCCACTTCCAGCCCGACCCGACGAACCTGCCCGACCGCGTGCTGCGCGTCTCGCCCGACCTGCTCCCCGCCGGCTCGGTGCGGATCGCGTCCGTCGAGATCGACGAGAAGCCGTACACGGACTTCGACGCCGACGGACTCACCGTCCGGCTGCCCGACGTCCAGGGCCGGGTCAAGGTCAAGGTCCGGCTGCGCCCGACCGCCCAGTAG
- a CDS encoding VOC family protein, whose translation MVWSHVGLNCADQKTTEDFYTRYFGFARARVVDLGDARIIFLRQGDVYLELFAAGTEPPAREYHDGPAAPGRMRHLAFQTDSVDAFLATLGDAAEVTLGPLDFDDFICGWRTVWVRDPDGVIVEVSQGFEDEQGHEDEHGHEDDRAPMGSHHDKDGA comes from the coding sequence ATGGTCTGGTCGCACGTGGGACTGAACTGCGCCGACCAGAAGACCACCGAGGACTTCTACACCCGGTACTTCGGCTTCGCCCGGGCCCGGGTGGTCGACCTCGGAGACGCCCGGATCATCTTCCTCCGCCAGGGGGACGTGTACCTGGAGCTCTTCGCGGCGGGCACCGAGCCGCCCGCCCGGGAGTACCACGACGGTCCGGCGGCGCCGGGCCGGATGCGCCACCTGGCCTTCCAGACCGACAGCGTGGACGCCTTCCTGGCCACGCTCGGCGACGCGGCCGAAGTGACCCTGGGGCCACTGGACTTCGACGACTTCATCTGCGGGTGGCGGACCGTGTGGGTCCGCGATCCCGACGGGGTGATCGTCGAGGTCAGCCAGGGATTCGAGGACGAGCAGGGACACGAGGACGAGCACGGCCACGAGGACGACCGTGCGCCGATGGGCTCCCACCACGACAAGGACGGTGCATGA
- a CDS encoding ATP-binding protein: MDEAVKTARMSAELEVPATLGALGDIAALVLRLAGGAGLGKGASYRIRLAVDELATNIVMHGYRGGDGRITVRGRSGPGRVQISIEDRAPAFDPVQGRLPPEPHTAPERRRIGGLGIHLALTSVDEFDYVRRDGRNISTLTVMAEGTDPCPPRP, encoded by the coding sequence ATGGACGAGGCGGTCAAGACGGCGAGGATGTCCGCCGAGCTGGAAGTACCCGCCACCCTGGGGGCATTGGGCGACATCGCCGCGCTCGTCCTGCGGCTGGCCGGCGGGGCGGGCCTGGGCAAGGGCGCCTCGTACCGGATCCGGCTGGCCGTGGACGAGCTGGCCACCAACATCGTGATGCACGGGTACCGGGGCGGCGACGGACGGATCACCGTCCGGGGCCGCTCCGGGCCGGGCCGGGTACAGATCTCCATAGAGGACCGCGCCCCGGCCTTCGACCCCGTCCAGGGGCGACTGCCGCCCGAGCCGCACACCGCTCCCGAGCGGCGGCGGATCGGTGGACTCGGCATCCACCTCGCACTGACCAGCGTGGACGAGTTCGACTACGTACGCAGGGACGGCCGCAACATCAGCACGCTGACTGTGATGGCTGAGGGGACGGACCCATGCCCTCCACGACCGTGA
- a CDS encoding nuclear transport factor 2 family protein has protein sequence MPAERLTEDAIRVFAEKWYVALDQHVRPDQVLALITEDLEFKVPEDTFLGHQGFGRWYEAVTNRFFDEVHTVTKVEPVIEGDRAVVRVLVNWQAKIWDPPAARSVWLGFDADQTWTVVAGPDGPLIRQYTVNELAPMPGSASL, from the coding sequence ATGCCCGCCGAGCGGCTGACCGAGGACGCGATCCGCGTCTTCGCCGAGAAGTGGTACGTGGCCCTGGACCAGCACGTCCGGCCGGACCAGGTGCTGGCCCTGATCACCGAGGACCTGGAGTTCAAGGTCCCGGAGGACACCTTCCTCGGCCACCAGGGCTTCGGCCGCTGGTACGAGGCGGTCACGAACCGCTTCTTCGACGAGGTGCACACGGTCACGAAGGTGGAGCCCGTCATCGAGGGCGACCGGGCGGTCGTCCGGGTCCTCGTCAACTGGCAGGCCAAGATCTGGGACCCGCCGGCCGCCCGCAGCGTGTGGCTGGGCTTCGACGCCGACCAGACCTGGACCGTGGTCGCCGGCCCCGACGGGCCGCTGATCCGGCAGTACACCGTCAACGAACTGGCGCCCATGCCCGGTTCCGCCTCCCTCTGA
- a CDS encoding STAS domain-containing protein codes for MTLNVKERRNKTGIVLVATGEINSETSGSLLQTLLPLVREGRPLRIDLTAVTYVSSAGLRTLLVVYREAQHAGVAVTLYGVSEEVRFVMSATGFLDFFSTGEAEAAAAKTAAKTPAKTAAKAAR; via the coding sequence ATGACCCTGAACGTGAAGGAACGCCGCAACAAGACGGGCATCGTGCTCGTCGCCACCGGCGAGATCAACAGTGAGACCTCCGGATCGCTGCTGCAGACACTGCTGCCGCTGGTCCGCGAGGGCCGGCCGCTGCGCATCGACCTGACGGCCGTCACCTACGTCTCCAGCGCCGGGCTGCGCACGCTGCTCGTCGTCTACCGCGAGGCCCAGCACGCCGGGGTCGCCGTCACCCTCTACGGGGTGAGCGAGGAAGTCCGGTTCGTCATGTCGGCCACCGGATTCCTCGACTTCTTCTCGACCGGGGAGGCCGAGGCGGCCGCCGCCAAGACGGCCGCCAAGACGCCCGCCAAGACGGCCGCCAAGGCCGCGCGATGA
- a CDS encoding DJ-1/PfpI family protein, with protein sequence MSDVVLREGALTGTRIAVLVESDFYEPEIFYYGRRFAEEGAEVDFLTRLWGNDSITFSGHEYRAPFTATQSLEGLSDEELRRYAAIIVPSGMVADRLRYTEDVDVLAPATELLRRAFEEPTVLKGIICHGMWLAASIPDKVRGRKVVCHNNLIGDVRNMGGEYVDEDVVVDGDLVTGRTGAHHHLFARRIIELIAADRGARGARGAGGVPGARGTA encoded by the coding sequence GTGTCTGACGTGGTCCTGCGCGAGGGTGCGCTGACCGGAACCCGGATCGCGGTCCTGGTCGAGAGCGACTTCTACGAACCGGAGATCTTCTACTACGGCCGCCGGTTCGCGGAGGAGGGCGCCGAGGTCGACTTCCTGACCCGGCTGTGGGGCAACGACTCCATCACCTTCTCCGGGCACGAGTACCGGGCGCCGTTCACCGCGACGCAGTCCCTGGAGGGGCTGAGCGACGAGGAACTGCGCCGGTACGCGGCGATCATCGTGCCCTCGGGCATGGTGGCCGACCGGCTGCGGTACACGGAGGACGTGGACGTACTGGCGCCGGCGACGGAGCTGCTGCGCCGGGCCTTCGAGGAGCCGACGGTCCTCAAGGGGATCATCTGCCACGGCATGTGGCTGGCCGCCTCGATCCCGGACAAGGTGCGCGGCCGCAAGGTCGTCTGTCACAACAACCTCATCGGCGACGTCCGCAACATGGGCGGCGAGTACGTGGACGAGGACGTGGTGGTCGACGGCGACCTGGTCACCGGCCGCACCGGGGCCCACCACCACCTGTTCGCCCGCCGGATCATCGAGCTGATCGCCGCCGACCGGGGCGCGCGGGGCGCTCGCGGCGCAGGGGGCGTACCGGGCGCGCGGGGCACGGCCTGA
- a CDS encoding STAS domain-containing protein: MPLSVSLSIEGDTTVIELEGELDAKTAPDFHQTIEKAAGHGTSTVEIRMAGVGYMASAGLRSLVFAQQKVGEHVTIKVVGAIEPVSRTIRTAGLDRSIVLTDD; this comes from the coding sequence ATGCCGCTTTCCGTGTCCCTGAGCATCGAGGGCGACACCACCGTGATCGAGCTGGAGGGCGAACTGGACGCCAAGACCGCGCCGGACTTCCACCAGACCATCGAGAAGGCCGCCGGTCACGGCACCAGCACCGTCGAGATCCGCATGGCCGGGGTCGGCTACATGGCCAGCGCCGGACTGCGCTCCCTGGTCTTCGCCCAGCAGAAGGTGGGGGAGCACGTCACCATCAAGGTGGTCGGCGCCATCGAGCCCGTGTCCCGGACCATCCGGACGGCCGGTCTCGACCGCAGCATCGTGCTCACCGACGACTGA